The DNA region AGACGCAGACCATGTGCCTGCGCAATGGCAAGGAAGCCATTGAAATCGGCGTCTTTATGCATCCAGATGAAAAGTCGAGCTTCGCTCGAGCTTTCGGCACGGCCTTGCGCCGGGCGCGCGTGGCGGCTTGAGCGCCTGTCAAAACCGGGTCGCCTCACACGTCGGGTTCCCCTAGTGAGCACCCAGGCATCACTGCTAGTGTGGGTGCACCAAGATGAACCAGATCACGCCTTTTTCCGCTGCGGATGATTACGACATCATCCGTTCAGCCATTCGCTACCTGTCCGAGAACGGGCCGGACGTTGCCGATCTGCCCGGCTTTGCCCGCGGGGTGGGGTTGAGCGAGCGGCAGCTTACCGACCTTTTCCGGCGCTGGTGTGGGCTCTCTCCCAAGAGTTTCGCGCAAGCCGTCGCTCTTGATCATGCCAAATCGCTGCTGCGGGCGCAGGAAAGCGTGCTCGACACCACCTATGAGGTGGGCCTGTCATCGACCTCGCGGCTGCATGATCTCTTCGTCACCTATGAAGCCATGCCCCCCGGCGTTTTCCGCGCCGGCGGAGCAGGATGCGACATGATGTGGGGCGTGGCGCCGTCGCCCTTCGGCACGGCGGTCGCCACGGCCACTGAATACGGTATCTCGGGCCTGGGCTTTGCCGACGCCGATACCACGATCGAGCAGGCATTTCAGGATCTGGCGCGACGCTGGCCCAATGCGCGGTTTCACCGCGAGGATGCCCGCTTGGCGCCGTTGGTCGCGCAGATTTTTGAGCCCAGCCGGTGGTCGGCGGAGCAGCCGGTCCGCGTGGTGCTGATCGGCACCGATTTCGAGGTGAAAGTCTGGGAGACGCTGCTTAAGATCCCGGTGGGACGTGCCACCACCTATCAGAGCGTCGCCAACCAGATCGGCCGTCCCACCGCTTCGCGCGCAGTTGGCGCCGCCGTGGGCAAGAACCCGGTTAGCTTCGTTGTGCCCTGTCATCGGGTGGTGGGGGCCAGCGGTGCGCTCACCGGCTATCATTGGGGCGTGCCGCGCAAGCGCGCGATCTTGGGGTGGGAGGCAGGCGTTATTTCCGCCCGCCACTGAGTTTCACGTGAATCCTGCTGCTTACGCAGGTGCGTGCAGCGTCACCTTGCGCTCGAGCTTGCCGTCGCCGCCGATCTCGTAAACGGTCGGTTCGCCGGTAGCAATCTCGCGGGCGAGGATCTCATCGGGCGTCAGTCCCTCGATCGCCATCACGAGTGCCCGCAGCGAATTGCCGTGGGCAGCAATAAGGACGGTCTTGCCGGCCTGCAGCTGGGGCAAGATCTCGCTTTCGTAATAGGGCAGGGTGCGGGCCGCCGTGTCCTTGAGGCTCTCGCCACCCGGAGGCGGTACATCATAGGACCGGCGCCAGATATGGACCTGCTCTTCGCCCCATTTTTCGCGCGCATCGTCCTTGTTGAGCCCGGCGAGATCCCCGTAGTCCCGCTCATTCAGCGCAATGTTGCGGGTGATGGTGACATTGTCGACGCCCATCTCCTCAAGCATCAGGTCGAGCGTGTGCTGTGCCCGACGCAGGGCGGAGGTGTAGTAGAGGTCGGGCACGATTCCGGCCCCTTTGATGGCCTTGCCCGTAGCGCGGGCCTCCTCGATGCCTTTCTCCGTTAGGTTCGGATTGCGCCAGCCGGTGAAGAGGTTCTTCAGGTTCCACTCGCTCTGGCCGTGCCGCACGAGGATCAAAGTGCCGGTCATCTGTCTGTCCTTGTCAATCGTTAAGGCCGAGCACGTCGGCCATGGAATAAAGTCCGGGTGCCTGTTCATGCGCCCAAAGCGCTGCCCGCAGGGCGCCGTTGGCAAAAATCGCCCGGTCCTCGGCACGATGGCTGAGTTCCACCCGTTCCGACGGGCCGGCCAGGATCACCGAGTGATCGCCCACAACAGTGCCGCCACGCAATGTTGCAAAGCCGATCGTACCGGCTTCCCGCGGCCCGGTATGGCCGTCGCGAACCCGCACCGAATGCTGCTTGAGGTCGATCTCCCGGCCCGCTGCTGCCGCTTCGCCCAGCATCAGGGCAGACCCGGAAGGCGCATCGACCTTCCGCCCATGGTGCATTTCAAGGATCTCGATGTCGTATTCGGCCAGCGCCGCTGCCGCCTTTTTGACAAGGCTTGCAAGCAGCACCATGCCCATCGAGAAATTACCGGATTTCACGATCCGCGCCCCAGCCTGCGCAGCCTGAGTAACCGCGCGATCATCGGCCTCCGAGCAGCCGGTCGTGCCGATGATATGGACCAAGCCTTGAGCGGCCGCTGCCTGGGCGTGTTCCACGGTTGGGCCAGGAGCGGTGAAATCGATGATAACGTCGGCGCCTTGCACCGCAGCCGCAAAGTCGGAGGTCACTTCCACGCCCAGCGGCTCCAGCCCAACAAGGCTCCCGGCGTCACGTCCGGCTGCGGCCGAGCCGGCGCGTTCCAATGCCGCATGCAGTTCCAAATGCGGGTGCGCGGTGACGGCGCGGATATTGGCCGCGCCCATGCGTCCGCCGGCTCCGGCTACGACAACCTTCAAACCCGCCATCTGCAATTCCCCTATTCGCACGGTCTCTTAGCAGCGCCATGAACAAACGCCAACCGCTGCACCCGGCTCCAGCTTGTGCTAGTCTACTGCTTCGCGACACTGCAGAAGGATGCTCTATGACCATCACCAATGCCCTCGCCGCCATCGCCGTGGAAGACGTTGCGGATGCACTCGATTTCTACGAGGTGCTGTTCGGGCGCGCTCCCGATGCCAGGCCCATGAATGATGTGGCCGAGTGGAAGACGGCGGCAGGAGGCTGGGTCCAGGTGGTCACAGATGCGGACAGGGCTGGTGCCTCCATGGTCACGCTCATTGTCGGCGATCTCGCCGAAGAGCTGGGCCGGCTGAGCCTGCATGGCTTGACGCCGGTCGCCAAGTCGGTCGGCGATTTTTTTAAGACGGCCAAGTTTCGTGACGGGGATGGCAACCAGATCATCCTCAGCCAGCCGCAGCCGGGCACCTATTAGACGCGCCGCAACTGCACATCCTCGATCAGATGGTCCTTGCCCTTTTTGAGGATCAGGTCGGCACGGCCGCGCGTCGGCAGCACGTTGTCCAGCAGATTGGGCAGGTTAATCGTCCGCCACACCATGCGGGCGAACTCACCCGCTTCCGCGTCGTCCATTTCGGCGAAGCGACGGAAAAACGAATTGGGGTCGCGAAAGGCGGTATCGCGCAGCCGGAAGAACCGCTCGATGAACCAGGCTTCGAGGTCCTCCGTCTCGGCGTCGATATAGACGGAGAAGTCGATGAAATCCGAAGCGAAAAGGATCGGGCGGCCGGTCTTGGGAAGTTCGCCCGGTTGGAGAATATTGAGCCCCTCGACAATGAGGATATCGGGCCGGTCGATGGCGATCTCACTACCCTCCACGACGTCGTAGACAAGGTGTGAGTAGACCGGCACCGTCACATTGGCCTTGCCTGACTTGATATCTGCCAAAAACTGCACGAAGCGGCCGCGGTCATAGCTCTCGGGAAAGCCCTTGCGCTCCATGATGCCGCGCCGGGTCAGCTCGGCATTGGAGTAGAGGAACCCATCGGTGGTGACGAGGTCGACCTGGGGACTAGCCGGCCAGCGCTGCAGCAACGCCTGCAGGATGCGCGCGGTGGTCGACTTGCCCACTGCCACCGAACCCGCGACGCCGATGATAAACGGCACCTTCTGGTCGGGCTTGTCGAGAAAGCGCGTGGATACGCGATGGAGACCCTGGATGGCCTCCACATAGTAGGAGAGGAGCCGCGTCAGCGGCAGGTAGACTTCCTCGGCTTCCTCGAGCGAAATCGGATCGGACAGCGTGCGCAGGCGCTCGATGTCGGCTGCGCTCAGCGTCATGGGCTGGCCATCACGCAGTGCGCTCCACTCGGCCTTGGTGAAGTGATGATACGGCGCCGGAGCGGAACGGGCGGCGGCGTTCACGGCGTTGTCCTCGCAGCCTTTTCGGCAAGGCCGGACTGCACCGTTCGCTGGTCCAGCTCGGCCATGACTTCGCTCAACGGCACCTCGGCGGCGCGCAGCACGACGAGGAGATGATAGAGCACATCGGCAGATTCCTTGACGAGCTCGGGCCGGTCGCCGGTAACGGCCGCAATCACCGCTTCGGTAGCCTCCTCACCCAGCTTCTGGGCCGCCTTGTTCATGCCGCGGGCGATGAGCTTGGCGGTGTAGCTCTCCTCGGGCGAGGCTTCGGCCCGGGTCGCTATGCGGGCTTCGAGTTCTTCAAGCGTCATCCGGCGGTCCCAGGAGAAGATGCTGCGGCAGGCTATTGGAGCCGACGCATAGTGCAAAAGCTCTGCGCCGTCACCCGCAACCTTGCCCGCTCAGGCGGCCGGGTCCATGCGCACGTCGACGCCATGCTCACGCAGATAGGCCTTGGCCTGGGGAATGGTGAAGGTCCCAAAGTGGAAAATGGAGGCGGCAAGCACGGCGCTGGCATGGCCCTCCTTCACGCCTTCCACCAAATGCTCCAGCGTGCCGACGCCGCCTGAGGCGATCACCGGCACCTCGACTTCATCGGCGATGGCACGGGTGAGCTTGAGGTCGAAGCCGGACTTGGTGCCGTCCCGATCCATCGAGGTCACCAGCAATTCGCCCGCCCCACGCTCAACCATGCGGCTGGCGAATTCCACCGCATCGATGCCGGTCGGCTTGCGGCCCCCATGGGTATAGATCTCCCACTCGGACCGGTTGTCGCCGCCGGCGCGCTGCTCCAGCCGCTGCTTGGCATCAACCGACACGACGATGCACTGATTGCCGAACTTGTCGGCCGCGCGCGCGATGAAATCGGGATCGTTCACCGCAGCCGAGTTGATGGCCACCTTGTCGGCCCCCGCCAGCAGCAGCCGGCGAATGTCTTCGATGCTCCTGACGCCGCCGCCCACCGTCACGGGCATAAAGCAATGCTCGGCCGTCCGCGCCACCACATCGAAGATGGTCTCCCGCCCTTCATGGCTGGCGGCGATATCGAGAAAAGTCAGTTCATCAGCACCGGCTGCATCATAGGCGATGGCAGCTGCGACCGGATCACCGGCATCCACCAGGTCGACGAACTGCACGCCCTTGACCACGCGGCCACCGGCGACATCAAGGCAGGGAATGAGGCGGGTCTTGAGGGTCATGGGTCAGGATACCACAAAGGTGAACTCACGCCGCCAGGCGAAGTCGCCGCCAGGCAAGCAGATGGATGATGAAGACAGCCGTCCAGGCGATCAGCGCGCCACCGCCGAGCGGCAGGGTCATCACCGCCAGCCAGGAGAGGCCTTTCATGGCATAGAGCAGCCCGCCGATGTCGGGGCCCAGAACCGGGCAGGGCAGGGGAGCCATTTCACCGATTTCACACCCATTGGCATCAGCGAGGACGATTGCCAGGACAACGGACACGATCGGCCAGACAGCGAACGCCAGGGCAGCCGTGAGAAACGTGGCGTGGAAAGCCCAGGGAAAACGGCGCAGGAAAACGGGCATGCTCACGCTGCCGCCTTGAGCCGGGCCAGTGCTTCACGTGAATCAATCCGGCCATCATAGAGCGCCCGGCCGGAAATAGCGCCTGCCAGCACCCGATAGTCCGGCTGGGTCATGCGCTCGATATCGTCCATGGAGGCGAGGCCACCCGAGGCGATCACCGGAATGGAAGTAGCCCGCGCCAGCTCTAGTGTAGACTCCCAATTGATGCCGGCCAAAACACCGTCCCGATCAATGTCGGTATAAATGATGGCGGCAACGCCTGCGCCCTCAAAACGCTTGGCCAGTTCGATGACCGATAGCTCGGAGGTCTCGGCCCAACCTTCCACCGCAACCATGCCGCTCCGCGCGTCGATGCCCACCGCCACCTGACCGGGAAAACGCCGCGCGGCTTCCTTGACCAGCGCCGGATCCCGCACTGCCACGGTGCCGAGGATCACCCGCGCCAGCCCCTTTTCGAGCCAAGTTTCAATGTGATGGAGCGTGCGAATACCGCCGCCGAGCTGCACCGGAAAACTGACCGTTTTGAGAATGGCTTCGACCGCAGAGCCATTGACGCTCTCGCCGGCAAAGGCGCCGTTGAGATCAACAACGTGCAGATACTCGAAGCCCTGATCCTCGAAGCTCTTGGCCTGGGCAGCCGGATCGTCATTAAAGATGGTCGCCTGGGCCATGTCGCCTAGCTTGAGGCGCACGCACTGGCCGTCCTTGAGATCGATGGCGGGAAAAAGGATCATGCGGAAAAGCTCCGGGATTTTACCGCCACCCAATCTCCCGATCGGCGGAAGAGAGAATGGGCGGGCGGCAGGAGGGTGCCAAGAACTGGATGCGCCTCCTCCCCCTTGAAGGGGGAGGTCGACTGGGGGTGCCTCACGGCGTCCACCTCATGAAATTCTCGATCAGCCGCAGACCTAGTGTCTGCGACTTCTCCGGATGGAACTGCGCGCCAAACATATTGTCACGCGCGACACAGGCGGTCAGCGGTCCACCATAATCCGTCGTCGCTACCCGCATGTTCTCGTCTTCCGCCACCAGATGGTAGGAATGGACGAAATAGGCATGGAGACCGTCGGGGCCACCGGCAATACCCGTCAAGAGCTCATGGGGGTGAGCGATGTCGATGGTGTTCCACCCCATGTGCGGGATCTTGAGGGCAGGGTCAGTCGGTCGGATCTTCTCGACCGCCCCGGGGATCCAGCCAAGGCCCGGGGTTACCGCCTTCTCGCGACCTTCCGAGGCCATCAGCTGCATGCCGACACAGACGCCCAGAAAAGGCACGCCAGCGCGGATCACCCGCTCCTCGAGCACCTCTACCATCCCCGGCACGGCGTCGAGACCGGCCTTGCAATCGGCAAAGGCCCCAACTCCGGGCAGCATGATGCGGTCAGCGCTGCGGACCTGTTCAGGATCGGCGGTCACGAGGATTTCGATTTCGCCGACGGCCACCGCCATGCGCTCGAACGCCTTGGCGGCCGAGTGTAGATTGCCCGCCCCATAATCAATGATCGTGACAGCACTCATCGTAGGGCCTCCAACTGCGCCAATTCCATGCTGGGGGCGACCATCTCGCCCCGGTAGCGCCAGCCGCGGCGCCGCAGCGCCTGCCGCCGTAGTCCGGGCGCGGCAAACCCGATGGCGACTGTCACCAGAAAATAGAGCGCCACGACCGCGTCCTCACCCAGCCAGCCCCAGCTCAATCGCAGCGCCAGCACCAGGGCGATAAAGGCGAGCAACTCCAGCCACAAGCCATACACCAAGGCAAAGATCGGTGGCAGGAGTGCCGCAAGCCAGGAGAACCGGTCCGGAATCGCTGCAGGCACGGCAGCTGCACCGAGCTTAGGATCGAAAATGGCATAGAGGGTCAAGACACTCTCCAATGACGCAATTGTCCTCTTGGGCAGGTGCGGCCGCACGGCACGGCTCGCGCAGCCTCGGACTTAAGAGGATACAAGCTGATCGAGGCTGACTTAGTGCAAAAGCCCCGGCAGCGAAAGCCTCAGAGGGTTCCCTTGGTCGAGGGCACCCGATCTCCGGCACGGGGGTCGATCTCCACCGCCTCCCGCAGCGCGCGCGCCACGGCCTTGAACATCGACTCGGCCAAATGATGGTTGTTGTCGGCGTAGAAGTTCTCGAGGTGGAGCGTGATGCCAGCATTCATCGCGAAGGCCTGGAAGAATTCGCGGAAGAGCTCGGTGTCGATCTCGCCGATCTTGTCGCGCGAGAACTCGGCCCGGAACACGAGAAAGGGCCGGCCCGACACATCGAGCGCCGCGCGCGTCAACGTCCCGTCCATCGGCAGGTCGCTCGAGGCATAGCGGCGGATGCCCTTCTTGTCGCCCAGGGCCTGCTTGATGGCTTGGCCGAGCGCGATGCCGACATCCTCCACCGTGTGGTGAAAGTCGATATGCAGATCACCCTTGCAGGACACGTCCATATCGATCAGCGAATGACGGCTCAGCTGGTCCAGCATGTGGTCGAAGAAGCCGACGCCGGTCGCCATCTGATGAACGCCGGTGCCGTCGAGATTGATCGAGACGGAGATCTCGGTCTCGTTGGTTTGGCGGGCGATAGTGGCGGTGCGCATGGTCGGTCTCCGGAATGCGGGGCTTCTTAGCAGATGGGCCTAAAGCCATAAAGATTGCGTTGCTTCCCACCGGCGTGAACTATTCCACTTATCCATCTTCTCCCCGTCGCTTGAAGCTCTGCCATACTCCACCCATCCCCGCGCCAGAGCGCGATCATGACGAGTGATGAGCGTGGGGACAGCTGGGGATGAAGGGTCGCCTTCATCACGTGGGCTTGTCAGCAGCTGTGTTTGGGACACAGCGTGGTGGACCTGCGAAAAAACCCCGGCGCAGTGGCGAGACCTTGGTTTCACTACTCACAAAATCATTCGAGACCGGGGTCTCGCCATTGCCGCTTACCGCGACCCGCTCGGGCGGGCGCATTCGCACGCCGGTTGCAATCATCCGTCTGCCTCCTAAATAGTACGCGACAGTTCGGAGTACTTCCCCCAATGAGTGAGAACACATTTCCCGGCTGGCACGGGACGACGATCGTTTCCGTGCGCAAGGGCAAAAAGGTCGTGGTGGCCGGCGATGGCCAGGTTTCCATGGGCCAGACCGTGATGAAGCATGGCGCCAAGAAGGTTCGCCGTCTTGCTAATGGCAAGGTTATCGGCGGTTTTGCCGGCGCGACCGCCGACGCCTTCACCTTATTCGAGCGGCTCGAAACCAAGCTCGAGCAATACCCCGACCAGTTGATGCGCGCTGCCGTCGAGCTGGCCAAGGACTGGCGCACCGATCGTTATCTGCGCAAGCTTGAAGCCATGATGATCGTGGCCGACAAGAGCGAGACCCTGGTCCTCACCGGCACCGGCGACGTCCTTACCCCTGACTATGGCGTTACCGCCATTGGTTCTGGCGGCAACTACGCCCTCTCGGCGGCGCTGGCATTGGCGCAGAACACCGAGATGGACGCTGAGGATATTGCTCGGCAGGCCATGAAGATCGCCGAGCAGATCTGCGTCTACACCAACGGCAATGTTACGCTCGAAGCTATCGAGCTGGGCGCGTGACACGTTCCGTCCGGCGGCTGACCGTCGCTGATCTCGACGCCTATCGGGCCATTCGGCTCGAGGGCTTGCGGGAGGCGCCCGAAGCTTTCGGCTCCTCCTATGAGGAGACCAGCGGACAGCCGGAAACCTACTACCGCGCCATCCTCGAGCGCTTGGCCGTGTTCGGTGGTTTTGGCCCGGACGGGGCGCTCCTCGGCGTAGTCGCCTTTGCCCGCCGCGAAGGCATCAAGGCGCGGCACGCCGCGGACATGATCTCGGTCTATGTCCGGCCCGAGGGTCGCGGTACCGGTTTGGCGAGGGCGCTGATCGACGCCGTGGTGGAACATGCCCGGCACCACGTGATCCAGCTCCATCTCGGCGTTGGCACCTACAACACCCCCGCTATCCGGCTCTACCAGCGGGCGGGATTTGCAATCTGCGGCACGGAGCCCCGTGCGCTTTTCGTGAACGGTCGATTTATCGACGAACACCAGATGGTGCGCTTTCTCGACAAGGCACCTGGAGAAGACCAATGAGTGAGACCAATTTTTCCCCGCGCGAGATCGTTTCCGAGCTCGACCGCAACATCGTGGGGCAGCATGATGCCAAGCGCGCCGTGGCCGTGGCGCTGCGCAATCGGTGGCGTCGCCAGCAGCTCCCCCCTGAATTGCGCCGCGAAGTCAGCCCCAAGAACATCCTGATGATCGGGCCCACCGGCGTGGGCAAGACCGAGATTTCGCGCCGCCTCGCGCGGCTGGCGCAGGCTCCCTTCATCAAGGTCGAAGCCACCAAGTTCACCGAAGTGGGCTATGTCGGCCGCGACGTCGAGCAGATCATCCGTGATCTTGTAGAAGCCGGCATCACCGTGCTCCGTGACAAGCGCCGCCGTGACGTGCAGGCGCAGGCGCACCACAATGCCGAAGAACGCGTGCTTGATGCGCTGGTCGGCTCCTCCGCTGCCCCCTCAACGCGCGATAGCTTCCGTCGCAAGCTGCGCGAGAACGAACTCGACGACAAGGAAATCGAGATCGAGATGACCCCGGCGGCTCCTTCGGGGTTCGACATCCCGGGCATGCCCAATGGCGGCATCGGCATGATCAATCTATCCGATATGTTCAAGCAGGCCATGGGTGGGCGCGGCGTCAAACGCAAGGTCAAGGTCAAGGACGCCTATGAGCCGCTGATCGCTGAAGAAGCCGACAAGCTGCTCGATCAGGACCAGCTCAAGAGCGAAGCCATCGAGCTCGTGGAAAACCACGGCATCGTCTTCATCGACGAGATCGACAAGGTGGCCCATCGCGAAGGCGGTGCCCAGGGCGGTCCGTCCCGTGAAGGTGTGCAGCGCGACCTGCTGCCGTTGATCGAAGGCACCACCGTCTCGACCAAATATGGCCCGGTCAACACCGACCACATCCTCTTTATCGCTTCTGGCGCCTTCCACGTCAGCAAGCCCAGCGATCTCCTGCCCGAACTACAGGGCCGCCTACCCATCCGGGTCGAACTCAAGGCTCTCACGCGCGAGGATTTCATTGGCATCCTCAATGACACCGAGGCCAGTCTCATTAAGCAATATGTGGCGCTGATGGGCACCGAGGGAGTAACGCTGGATTTCACCTCCGATGCCATCGAGGCGATTGCCGACGCTGCGGTCAAGGTCAACGGCTCGGTCGAAAATATCGGCGCCCGCCGCCTTCAGACTGTCATGGAGCGACTGGTCGAAGACATCAGCTTCGAGGCCCCCGACAAGGCGGGCGAGACCATCACCATCGACGCGGCCTTTGTTCGCGAAAAGGTTGGGGTGCTTGCCGGCGACAGCGACCTCAGCAAGTTCGTGCTCTAGAACGCAACACCGAGTGGGCGGGAGATTTAGCGCTTCCGCCCGGCGCGCCGCACCAGCTCGTCCCGTAGGAACCGCAGATCCTCGGTGTCCAGCCGCCTAATCTCGCCGGCCAGACGGTTGGTGAGTTCGGTCGCCTCGGGAACCAGTCCGCCTGTGTCGATAGTCACCTTGGGATCGCTGATTTCGGCGAGGCGCTGCAGTTCCTCCGCCTCATCCCAGATGACGTTGAAAAAGGCGATCATGCGGTGAAGGAGGAAGCCAGTCGGCTTGCCGCGTTTGCCATGCTCGAGTGCCGAGAGGTAGGCACTTGAAACATTCAGCGCGGCGGCCATCTCCTTAAGCGAGATGCCTCGTTCGTCCCGCAACTGCCGGATCTTGGCGCCAAGCGGGGTCATGCGCGGCGCAGGCGCACATACCACGCCCCCTCTCCACCATGGCCGCGTGCCGCCACGCTCCAGCCGGAAACCAACGGCGCCAGCGATGGCTCGCTGAGCCACACCGGCAGCATGGTGCGCAATACGCCGCGCTCGCTCATCGCAGCAACATAGTCATTGTCGGTCTTCAGCCCCTTGCCGGTGATCACCAGAATGGTCCGGTCGCCCCGCGCGAACCGCGCCTGCACATAGCGGTGCAGTGCCTCGCGCGCCTCGTTCTGCGTCATGCCGTGAAGGTCGATTGTCCCATCGATGTCGATGCGCCCCCGGATCACCTTGCGACGAACGGAAGGCTCCACCGCTTTGTCGGGCACTTTGGCGGAGGGCAGGGGAGCTTGGTAAGGGGGCAGGAAGGGCTTGACCGGTGGTCCCCGACGCGGCGCCTTGTGGGCCGGTGGCGCCTTTGCCGGCGCCATCTTTTCGGCCTCAGTCGCCTGGCTATCTTCGGGCAGGGGTAGCGGACCCTGGCCGAACTTCATCAGACGCTTGCGCCGCAGCGGCTCCACCGTTTCGGCGACAGCCTGCCAGAGGTGATAATCGTGCGGCAGCCGCTTGGGGTCACGCTTGGCCATAGCAAGACTGCCTGCCGCCTCGGCTCAGTCGAGCTGGTTGGTGCTGGTGAGCTTCCAATTGGGATCGCGCGACTTGGGATTGCGCGCAAAGGTCCACTCATCGGCGATGTTCTGCACCTGGTCGGCATTGCCTTCGATGAGGTTGCCATCCTTGTCGCGGGTAGCCGAGACCACTTCGGCGTGGAAGCGTACGGTCACCAACACGTTCTTGCGGTCATACTCGGCGGCGGAAAATTCCACCTTGGGCAAGCCAACAAAGGTGAAGTCCACTTTCTGGTCGGCCGCCTCGCGCTCGGTGATCGCTCGCACGAACCCTTCATAGACATCGCGCTCGAGCAAGTTCTTGAGCGTCTGTCGGTCGCCTTCGGCATAGGCGGTCACGATCATTTCATAGGCCTGCTTGGCGCCTTCCATGAAGCTCTTGGGCGTGAAGGTGGGGTCCGCCTCCACCACGCTGCGCAACCCAGCGGCCAGTTCGGCATCGCCCTGCGAATACTGCTCGATTTCGGCAGCAATCTTGCGCTGGCGCCGCTCGTCGTCCAACTCAGGAGCGCCGGCCTGCCGCGGACGGATTGGCACCACGGTCTCGTCATGCTCGCCTTCCACTGGCTTGCGCCGTTCCACCGGCGGCCGCTCGTGCCCCGTGCGCGTTCCCAGCACCGAGCGCAGCCGAAACAGCACAAAGACTGCAACGCCGATGACGATGAGAGTGGGCAGGTCGAAGAAATCTTCCATGGGCAGTCTACCTAACCGAAAACAGGCTTGCGTCCGAAGATACGCGGGAACGCTCGAATGGCGCGAGATTTGACCTATATATAGGGAATGCCCAACACTGAAACCAGTTCAGGTTGCGGCCAGAAGGTTTTTGCCGCACCCCGGCTGAAAGGAAGCTCCGCGTGGCCCGTTTTTTTGCCCTTGGCGTCATTCTGCTCCCGCTTGTCGAGATCGCCATCTTCATCAAGGTGGGTCAGACCATCGGGTTGTTGCCCACCCTGGCGCTGATCCTGGGCGCTGCCCTTGCGGGCGGACTCCTGCTCCGCCAGCAAGGGTTGAGCGTGCTTGGCCAATTGCGCAGCAATGTCAGCGCTGGACGCATGCCCGGTCGTACCATCGCCGACGCAATGATGATCGGCTTTGCGGCCGTCTTGCTGGTTCTGCCGGGCTTCCTCAGCGACATTGTTGCCTTGGCGCTGTTGCTGCCACCGTTCCGCCACTGGCTTTACGCAGCCCTCGCGCGGCGAGTGACGGTGGTTAGCACGACGGCCGGCTACTCCAGCCGAACGGCTCACGATCCCTATCGGGATACACGGCTCGATGGGCCCGACGTGGTTGATCTTGACGATGACGATTATCGGCGCCGCTAGCGATAGGTGGCCTGCCCCGAAAGCTTGTCGCTGTGGGCCAAAGATGCTAGCCAGCCGTCAACCAAAAAAGGCAAAGGGACCAACTCAATGGCTGACGAAACTCAGGGCGCCGCCGCCCCCCAGACCGCCAACCAGCCCTCGATGAACATGCTGGGCCAGTATATCCGCGACCTCTCGTTCGAAAATCCGGGCGCACCAGGCTCCATGCTGGGCGCTGGAAATCCGGCGTTCAACGTGCAGATCTCGGTCGGCGTGAAGAAGCAGTCGGACGACACCTATGCGGTGGAATTGACGCTCAATGCCAAAGCGA from Devosia sp. RR2S18 includes:
- a CDS encoding Smr/MutS family protein, with product MAKRDPKRLPHDYHLWQAVAETVEPLRRKRLMKFGQGPLPLPEDSQATEAEKMAPAKAPPAHKAPRRGPPVKPFLPPYQAPLPSAKVPDKAVEPSVRRKVIRGRIDIDGTIDLHGMTQNEAREALHRYVQARFARGDRTILVITGKGLKTDNDYVAAMSERGVLRTMLPVWLSEPSLAPLVSGWSVAARGHGGEGAWYVRLRRA
- a CDS encoding helix-turn-helix domain-containing protein, with translation MTPLGAKIRQLRDERGISLKEMAAALNVSSAYLSALEHGKRGKPTGFLLHRMIAFFNVIWDEAEELQRLAEISDPKVTIDTGGLVPEATELTNRLAGEIRRLDTEDLRFLRDELVRRAGRKR
- a CDS encoding DUF2628 domain-containing protein — translated: MTLYAIFDPKLGAAAVPAAIPDRFSWLAALLPPIFALVYGLWLELLAFIALVLALRLSWGWLGEDAVVALYFLVTVAIGFAAPGLRRQALRRRGWRYRGEMVAPSMELAQLEALR
- the hisH gene encoding imidazole glycerol phosphate synthase subunit HisH translates to MSAVTIIDYGAGNLHSAAKAFERMAVAVGEIEILVTADPEQVRSADRIMLPGVGAFADCKAGLDAVPGMVEVLEERVIRAGVPFLGVCVGMQLMASEGREKAVTPGLGWIPGAVEKIRPTDPALKIPHMGWNTIDIAHPHELLTGIAGGPDGLHAYFVHSYHLVAEDENMRVATTDYGGPLTACVARDNMFGAQFHPEKSQTLGLRLIENFMRWTP
- a CDS encoding GNAT family N-acetyltransferase; its protein translation is MTRSVRRLTVADLDAYRAIRLEGLREAPEAFGSSYEETSGQPETYYRAILERLAVFGGFGPDGALLGVVAFARREGIKARHAADMISVYVRPEGRGTGLARALIDAVVEHARHHVIQLHLGVGTYNTPAIRLYQRAGFAICGTEPRALFVNGRFIDEHQMVRFLDKAPGEDQ
- a CDS encoding Tim44/TimA family putative adaptor protein translates to MEDFFDLPTLIVIGVAVFVLFRLRSVLGTRTGHERPPVERRKPVEGEHDETVVPIRPRQAGAPELDDERRQRKIAAEIEQYSQGDAELAAGLRSVVEADPTFTPKSFMEGAKQAYEMIVTAYAEGDRQTLKNLLERDVYEGFVRAITEREAADQKVDFTFVGLPKVEFSAAEYDRKNVLVTVRFHAEVVSATRDKDGNLIEGNADQVQNIADEWTFARNPKSRDPNWKLTSTNQLD
- the hslV gene encoding ATP-dependent protease subunit HslV, producing the protein MSENTFPGWHGTTIVSVRKGKKVVVAGDGQVSMGQTVMKHGAKKVRRLANGKVIGGFAGATADAFTLFERLETKLEQYPDQLMRAAVELAKDWRTDRYLRKLEAMMIVADKSETLVLTGTGDVLTPDYGVTAIGSGGNYALSAALALAQNTEMDAEDIARQAMKIAEQICVYTNGNVTLEAIELGA
- the hisB gene encoding imidazoleglycerol-phosphate dehydratase HisB; the encoded protein is MRTATIARQTNETEISVSINLDGTGVHQMATGVGFFDHMLDQLSRHSLIDMDVSCKGDLHIDFHHTVEDVGIALGQAIKQALGDKKGIRRYASSDLPMDGTLTRAALDVSGRPFLVFRAEFSRDKIGEIDTELFREFFQAFAMNAGITLHLENFYADNNHHLAESMFKAVARALREAVEIDPRAGDRVPSTKGTL
- the hslU gene encoding ATP-dependent protease ATPase subunit HslU; this encodes MSETNFSPREIVSELDRNIVGQHDAKRAVAVALRNRWRRQQLPPELRREVSPKNILMIGPTGVGKTEISRRLARLAQAPFIKVEATKFTEVGYVGRDVEQIIRDLVEAGITVLRDKRRRDVQAQAHHNAEERVLDALVGSSAAPSTRDSFRRKLRENELDDKEIEIEMTPAAPSGFDIPGMPNGGIGMINLSDMFKQAMGGRGVKRKVKVKDAYEPLIAEEADKLLDQDQLKSEAIELVENHGIVFIDEIDKVAHREGGAQGGPSREGVQRDLLPLIEGTTVSTKYGPVNTDHILFIASGAFHVSKPSDLLPELQGRLPIRVELKALTREDFIGILNDTEASLIKQYVALMGTEGVTLDFTSDAIEAIADAAVKVNGSVENIGARRLQTVMERLVEDISFEAPDKAGETITIDAAFVREKVGVLAGDSDLSKFVL